The DNA sequence TTCGGTCCTTTAGAGGTCGCAGCTTCGACAAAATTCCCCTCTCGGCTATCTGCTGATAAACTTATATGATAGGGACGGTGAGGGGGGTGTAATTGGTGAACTTTTCGACTCGGAGAAACAGCATGGATGTCTTGCCTGGACCGCCGTCTCTGGCGTGCTCCTTCTGCCTTTCCCCGCCACCATGCTGCCGAGGTTGATTGTAGGTGGGTTGCCGCTTGTTGGCAGCCACGACTTGACTGACTTCTTCATCGTTGATATATTCCCTGGCCACGCTTTGGATCTCCTGCATCGTCCACACCGGCTTCGTGGTGATATGCTTCCTGAAATCCTTGTTCAGAAGTCCATTCGTCAAACACAAACTAGCCACCGAATCGGTTAGCCCGTCAATCTCCAAACACTCATCGTTGAATCGATCCAAATATTTTCTGGTCGGCTCACCGGGTCTTTGTGTCACCCCGAGCAAGTTGATCGGGTGCTTCGCCTTTGCGATCCTGGTAGTGAATTGGGCCAAGAAAGCGCGGCTAATATCCGAAAACATGGCAACAGAGCCATGCGGAAGGCTGTTAAACCACCATATGACAGGTCCCGCTAGAGTGACCGGAAAAGCGCGACACCTCACTTCATCGCCTACTCCCTCTAGGTTAATTTTGGCCTCAAAGGCCGTAAGATGCTCCTGTGGGTCTTGAGTTCCGTTGTACCTCATGTCCGTCGGCTTATCAAAGTGCTTTGGTAGCCGAACCTCGAGGACGGAATGGTGAAACGGGGTTGCACCCATTATTGCGGGTTGCCGTGTTCTCTTCGGCTTTTCTCCTCCGTCTTCCCAATCTTGCTCTGTGGCGCGTCTCCTCTCATGCCGGGTGTATATCACGGGGTCACGCCGTCTTCTTGGGCGCTCCCGCTCTTTCCAGATGCTTTCGTACTCAGATTGCGGGCGGGGCGTGCGCTGGGAATGACTTCTCTAAGGAGTTCTTCCACGTGCCTCGTTAGATCGGGAAGGGCTTGGTTCGGGAGTTCTCTGACGATGTTCCTGATCAGCCAGCTGGCGTTCTAGGTTTTGCATCCTATGACGTAATTCCTGCATTATTCTGGCACTGTTGTTGCCTGTTCCCCCGAAGGGGCGTCTCTCTTGGAATCGTGAAGACAGCTCGGGTCGTCGTGGAGGGGACCTCGTGTGTTTCCGGGAGGAAGCCACGGATGCCTCCCCGCGGTCTCTGCCCTGCGGGCATTTCCTCCAGGACCCTGTATGATGTCCATTTAGGCgagtccccacagacggcgccaatgtacGGTTACTCGGGTACCAGACGGATTGGGGAGGTTGTAGAGTTGGAAAGGTGGGGTTTCGCCTGGTTTAAGGATGTGGGAGTGAAGTTGGGACAGTCGACTTCACGAGCTCTTCGAGTGGagaggggggtgccacctgcaaagacactccgacgctctagtcagTCAGGTGTACTGGTGAGAAAGGAATAAGGTGGTGTGTGTGACGTATCTTGGGGGAGGGGTAGGACCCTCCCCTTATATACATTATTAGAAAAGTAGGCCCATAGGAGAAGGTCTCCTTCCAGGAAGTTTCCTTCTCCCCAGCTGTTATGCAACTGGCAAGGAGGGTGCGTGGTCGGGTCGCCAGACAGGCGGGTACGATGACCCGCCCAAACGGATCGGCAGGTCTCTGGGCCGGGTCGGTCTCCAgtccatatatatataagctTATAACAAGGGCAGAGCTACATAGAGAGAAAAGGGCAATAGCctcctaattttaattttttacatataaattatatgtaaattttagtttaaccttttttaaaattttattttagttttattttattttataaatattttttctcccTTCTAATATTTCATTTAGCTCCGTCCCTGACTTATGACATTGTGAAAGATGAGCAATTTTCAcatgtttttgttatttaatattttatttcacatatttttttgtgacacatattttttttaatcctaCTTCAAGAATATTTGATGAGAAATTACTTgacatataattaaaaaaaaaagaatcttTTCCAAAAAATGGCTTCAGATTGTGTTTTAGTGATTtcaactaatttttattataacaTGATGCTTGAACTTTTAACtcttaaaaatttaagtttaaatttttatagtttaaggattattttttatattaatttttttaacttcaaAAAATTcgataataattttttagatattaataaattaaaaaataatttttaataaaattttaaaaattattcattattctattttaaattcatAAGTTTGTAAAAACgtaaattttttagaatttgaactaaaatataaaatttgaatttctattcccatttattttaattttttttatattttatttgaatctaaataaaaaatatattttttattgatatttatattttaaaattaatcattaactTAAAAATAAGAAATGTTAATAATTGTTTTCTGCTGGTCTACTGcaaaattaaaaacttaaattttctttctttattttacaGATATTGATTACGAAATTAAATACGTACAAAACTGAAAAATACTATGTAAAACGGTAAATATTTGTATTTTAGTGTAAAATAGtaaatataacttttttatatattaaaaaaacacCTTAGATTTTATCTTCGccttttaatcttttttattctttatttctATATATAGGTTATTCTCTGcctaataatattatttttcttttaaaagatacaaattaattaataaaattaatttattctctctttatatttttatttttattcatatttacTATATAAATCAACATTCACTTTACAcatcatttttatcttatctcaCATAATCTTATGTCTCCTACTTTTTTTTGTCTATtcttactaatattttttataattatttaaaatttttttattaatgtttatagttttttattttagtttgttaaACAATTTACTCACCATATGTATTAGATAATAAATTCGTAAAACGctataatatataatgtttttataatatttttaatttttttatttttttttatctaattgtatctattcattatatattacttttgtCACTTATATATCAtcttttgacttttttttaataatttacatcttttaatattatttagttATAATAATTATGTTAAAAATGCATGATATCACGATTCAATAAAAAACAGATTGTTTTTAATTATCTAAACATTATGTTCGTATTAGATTGTTTttatttagttatatatattcATCTAATAACTTCCTTCTTTGCACTATATGATGTGCTTTAGATATAACACTAAATAGCAAATGTAACAAAAATGATAAGTAAAATATCGTTCTTAAGAAAAATTGTCAATTACTgagtttgtttttttaattattatttaaattaacaaaatttaattatattgctAAACTTGATTGTATGtcaaagaatataataaaaagtagaaaaaaagataaataaattctTGCGAATATTTTTGTCtctaaaaattgaaaaatacatTATGTTCTtgattcttttaaaatttggaCAAATTTACCTTTCTGTTAAAGTGATTCCGTTAAATCGGATAGAAAAGTCTGACATGACATTACGGGAGTACACGTGGCATGAACCTTTTTAAAATAGGACATTTGTCCTTCCACTCCAAAACGATGCCGTTTCAATTAGAGTCCCAATATTTTAAATTCAACACCTGGTTCATATTCAAACACAGCATTTCCAGTTCATCAACACTTctccttttattcttattacTCTCTAGATTCTCACTTTCTTGTTCTAtgtttattgttattgttgttgaatttggtgGAAGCCATTGATGAAGCTTTGTTGAAAGCTTTGTTGTTGCTACTGCTACTAGTACTAGTGCTACCACTACCACCACTGGCTTTTTCTGATGAAGAACTAAGAGCATAAACTTGAGTGTTCTTGAATCGTTTACTTAGTTTCAATTCACACATTTTTGTTTTATGACTTTTTTTGGTTTTCTTGAACCCCTTTTGGATAAAGTTCTCAATTTTGAAGAGACATTAACATAGGGTGTGAAAAACTTTGAGGAAGACAATGATGAGGATATTCATTCTGCTGCACTTGTTTCATTCTAAAACTGaccaaagagagagagagagagaggggtttGAATTGAATTGTTACAAGTTagtacaaataaaaaaaaaggttgTAGTTATAGtagaaaaggagaaagagaagttTGTTGGGATTTTGGTGATGTAATTTTTGAGAGAAAGATGATAGGACAGAATGGCTCAAGTCTTACACCACGTGTCCGGTTTGCAAAGCCAACCTCCTCCCACAATCAAGAAGGCACTGCCGCTATCGTGGTTCCGGAGTTAACAAACGACTTGTCCTTACCTTGCGATTTAGAATCGCAGAACCAATTCTTGGTCAAAGTTGAAATCCattaccaccaccaccaccaacaacaACACACATTCAGCTATTTCAAACCTTGTTGTATCTCTTCAATTTTCTTCAACTGAAATCATTGAACTAACCATAGAACCTTTTCTTAAGCCAATCAACCTCATAGATTCCTTAGCAGAACTCCATAACAGAATGAagtgttcttcttcttgttcaccaTCATAGCCACAGAAAGAAGCGTTGTTTTGGTTGTTGTTGTCGGAGTGTGCTCCGGTGAAgggaaagaagagaaggaggtgaaagagaaagaaggatAATTTTGTCATTTGGACGGTTATGCAAAACAACGTCGTTTTGGAGTGGGAGGACGAATATGTCCTATTTTGAAAAGGTCAATGCCACGTGTGCTTCCGTAACGGCTAGGTCAGTGTAACGGGAGCCACGTTAGACTTTTCCGTCAGGTCCAACGGAATTACTTTAACGGAGAGATAAATTTGTCTAGATTTTAGAAGGTTCAGAgacataaatatatttttcaatctttggagacgaaaatatttgtaaaaaaaaatcaggaacctatttgtcattttttataaaaaaaaaaaactacttgCATGTAATAAATCACATTTGCTAGCAATGGCAGATTTACGGGCGGACCTGAGGTGGCCATGGTcccccaattttttttttaaaaattgatattattagtttattattattatataattaatatatatatatatatatgttatagattaaataaattttagtatactaactcattaaaaaaatttacatgttagtaatttaatatgtataaattataaggtgtattataatatattagtaGCAATTAAcaaatatgtttaaaaaaataaaaaatgtataaaaaagttattaaaaaatataggTTTATATTAATGTAAAAAAGTAAcaactataatttttttttattttgactcTTTCTATGGCAAtagtaataatataataaactttttaaacaataaaaattattaaaacaaaacTTTAAAACAAGattaaagataaatttttagtaaattatataattgtatatgttgaaaaagagaatgttttaaaatttatctcaaatgataaattgataattttaattatatcaaatattgcagaacaaatttaaaaatatcaaaatccTAAAGTATATAGTTGaatgttaatttttatataatataattattaattttaatctatatactataaattatattttgttgattttttattatgttatattttaatttattttgtatttaatttgacccctcttataaaatttttagattcaCCACTGTTTGCTAGGATATTTGATTTTACCATATTATGAAATTGAATAGGTTAGATTTAGtgttatttaatatatttgttatAAATTCAAATTGGTCATGTTTGTTAATGTATTTTTTAGCCTTTctcaaaacaaaaaagaaaactcttttaaatttatatatagacGTACTAATCTCTTAACTACAAGTACatttatatgaataaaaaaatatgtttatgtgAAACTTTATAATAACCACATAAAATGTGTTTGTCTATctctaatttttgtttaatttatggTGTTTAtaattagtaattttatttacaatttttttaaatgcatTGTAAATCACTATATATCATTTAAATagtatttaaatatctaaaaatattaaGTTATTATAAACACATGCTTCATAACATAAATCATTGAATAACATCATTTTATAACATATTAATTCATCCATGTTATGGGTTACATCAATAATGTTAATATTACTATGTAAAGTAAAAAATAGTTGAAAAATTATGCAAAGTTTACTATTAAACTAAtgtgacaatattttttattttagaacaCTAATAGGTATGAAtttcaatatattaaaaattgGTAAACAGATTC is a window from the Arachis stenosperma cultivar V10309 chromosome 3, arast.V10309.gnm1.PFL2, whole genome shotgun sequence genome containing:
- the LOC130965375 gene encoding uncharacterized protein LOC130965375; protein product: MGATPFHHSVLEVRLPKHFDKPTDMRYNGTQDPQEHLTAFEAKINLEGVGDEVRCRAFPVTLAGPVIWWFNSLPHGSVAMFSDISRAFLAQFTTRIAKAKHPINLLGVTQRPGEPTRKYLDRFNDECLEIDGLTDSVASLCLTNGLLNKDFRKHITTKPVWTMQEIQSVAREYINDEEVSQVVAANKRQPTYNQPRQHGGGERQKEHARDGGPVYQQIAERGILSKLRPLKDRTGGNKSLYCDYHKGYGHKTQDCFDLKDALEQAIRDGKLAEFSHLIREPRRRDRDREGEEKTRAVKRRHEPEDNEHGLTIVNVVTARDAAPRLRSAHKKDAKVLAVSSSSVQSSRGFHPSHSVQRTNGSMRSRKTLPWSSRPEWEPASSSGSS